From the genome of Miscanthus floridulus cultivar M001 chromosome 10, ASM1932011v1, whole genome shotgun sequence, one region includes:
- the LOC136487900 gene encoding uncharacterized protein produces MDLLKKQSASMDVNLGTIDHKKEEQRARNQPAASVQMNRDENNFLNIDDKLMSIDANQKECGQILNSVTTLGTIDKKKDELRARNQNHLDCLDPTEGDHDIYEDDEARVFNDKDFQYECYMESESVAKKPDRYDFVYNNLPKDHFVLRKVPNCAFCHAKRFPGEGPAFYCRKGLVNIFIPEVPDELQQLFTNQTDADAKYFRNHIRIKRSPHLDAQLIIKILNILENNPYVQTFRSLGTLPNLQAYTIALNTKISVDQRRFNAPTMGQVAAIWMDGNDPQHRFERSIIIYGHENHPHYIRAYHGCYDPLAYPLFYPNGETGWEDKMILYQDQPVSKPRRKYTKRKKQVDDDNDADDGNNEDIEIRDKESRRYVSAREYLCFRLQIREGEFNIFFWGGRLFQQWAVDMYVKVESMRLDWYSKPEHQDLIRADLYQGLIGTLAAGEARASEAGKRIVLSKDFHGSDRDVHARFMDAMTLVTRFGKPDLFITMTCNPYWNEIMEELLPGQTAQDRPDVVTRVYRARLLNLHDDLIKKGVLGKVAAYAHVTEFQKRGLPHEHFLLIMEPNTKLRSPDDYDKFISAELPDPVKYPVLHKLVCKHMMHGPCDTHAQKIDEIKQYRNARCITAIEAMYRLYGFPLYSMSPPVLQMQVHLPVFQMPCALRRLFATIMVFCECANVRSLWDKHFESMAEDYRRSHGKSSLVEQKVLRDISNHLASMGRDIRNYGLPELEELDDLSRDYYREFTEEMKVGFDKDHLKLIDTLNVQQRAAFDEILDHVLNKRSCVFFVDGPGGTGKTYLYKALLAKVRSLNLIAIATATSGIAASIMPGGRTAHSRFKVPIKLDANSMCNFTKQSGTAMLLREASLIIWDEIAMTKRQAIETLDRTFQDIMGCDQPFGGKVMLFGGDFRQVLPVVPRGTRAQITDATLLKSYLWENVRRIRLTQNMRARNDKWFSEYLLRIGNGTEETYDDGYVQLPDDILIGCNDEDFTENSVKNKKISSEDASINILIDRVFPNLQANCKSTEYMRERAILSTRNEYVDAVNALMIDRFPGEEKVYYSFDSVDDDSRNNYPIDFLNTITPNGLPPHELKVKKNCPVILLRNLDPHNGLCNGTRLIIRGFQNNSIDAEIVNGQFEGTRVFIPRIPMSPSEDLSLPFKFKRKQFSIRLSFAMTINKAQGQTIPNVGIYLPEPVFSHGQLYVALSRGVSRKSTWVLTKTNKAIDPTGKRTKNIVYRDILEL; encoded by the exons ATGGATTTGTTAAAG AAACAATCAGCTTCTATGGATGTAAATCTAGGAACCATTGATCACAAGAAAGAGGAACAACGTGCACGGAATC AACCTGCAGCTTCCGTCCAGATGAATCGTGATGAGAACAATTTCCTTAACATAGATGACAAG CTCATGTCCATAGATGCAAATCAAAAGGAGTGCGGACAGATATTGAACAGCGTTACTACTTTGGGGACCATtgacaagaagaaagatgaactACGCGCAAGAAATC AAAATCATTTAGATTGTCTCGATCCAACTGAAGGTGATCATGACATATACGAGGACGATGAGGCAAGGGTTTTCAATGACAAAG ATTTTCAATATGAGTGCTATATGGAATCTGAATCAGTGGCAAAGAAACCCGATCGTTATGACTTTGTATATAACAATCTTCCTAAAGATCATTTTGTGTTAAGAAAGGTGCCCAATTGTGCATTCTGTCATGCTAAAAGGTTCCCTGGTGAAGGTCCTGCATTCTATTGCAGAAAGGGACTTGTCAATATATTTATACCAGAAGTGCCTGATGAACTTCAACAATTGTTCACCAATCAAACGGATGCTGATGCAAAGTATTTTAGAAATCACATAAG GATTAAGAGGTCTCCACATCTTGATGCTCAGTTGATCATAAAAATACTGAACATCCTAGAGAACAATCCTTATGTGCAAACGTTCAGGAGTCTAGGCACCCTGCCTAACCTGCAAGCCTACACAATTGCTCTCAATACGAAGATATCTGTTGATCAAAGGAGATTCAATGCGCCTACAATGGGACAAGTGGCTGCGATATGGATGGATGGAAATGATCCCCAACACAGATTTGAGAGGAGCATAATAATATATGGCCACGAGAACCATCCCCATTATATCAGGGCTTATCATGGCTGCTATGATCCTTTGGCCTATCCTTTATTTTATCCAAACGGTGAAACTGGTTGGGAGGATAAAATGATACTGTACCAAGATCAGCCTGTTTCAAAGCCGAGGAGAAAATATACAAAACGTAAAAAACAAG TGGACGATGATAACGATGCTGATGATGGAAACAATGAGGATATTGAAATTAGAG ATAAAGAATCTCGACGTTACGTGAGCGCCAGAGAATACTTATGTTTTAGGCTACAAATTCGTGAAGGGGAATTTAACATCTTCTTTTGGGGTGGCCGTCTTTTCCAACAATGGGCCGTGGACATGTACGTGAAAGTTGAGTCAATGCGTTTAGACTGGTACTCCAAACCGGAGCATCAAGATCTAATCCGTGCTGATCTTTACCAG GGTCTAATCGGCACACTTGCTGCTGGAGAGGCCCGTGCTTCAGAAGCAGGAAAAAGAATTGTCTTATCCAAAGATTTCCATGGAAGTGATAGAGATGTTCATGCGAGATTTATGGATGCAATGACTTTAGTTACCAGATTTGGAAAGCCTGATCTTTTTATAACAATGACATGCAACCCTTATTGGAATGAAATAATGGAAGAGTTATTGCCTGGACAGACCGCTCAAGATCGTCCTGATGTGGTGACAAGAGTTTACAGAGCCAGATTACTAAACTTGCATGACGATTTGATTAAAAAGGGAGTCCTTGGAAAGGTTGCAGCATATGCTCATGTGACGGAGTTTCAGAAGAGAGGCCTACCACATGAACACTTCCTTTTGATTATGGAACCAAATACTAAGTTGAGGAGTCCAGATGACTATGATAAGTTTATATCAGCGGAGCTACCTGACCCAGTTAAATATCCAGTGTTACATAAGTTGGTTTGCAAGCATATGATGCATGGTCCTTGTG ATACTCATGCACAAAAAATTGATGAGATTAAGCAATACAGAAATGCAAGATGCATAACTGCTATAGAGGCGATGTACAGGCTGTATGGATTTCCTTTGTATTCTATGTCACCACCTGTACTACAGATGCAAGTGCACCTACCAG TATTCCAAATGCCTTGTGCTCTTAGGAGGTTATTTGCAACTATTATGGTTTTTTGTGAGTGCGCCAATGTTCGTAGTCTCTGGGACAAGCATTTTGAATCAATGGCTGAGGACTACCGTCGATCCCATGGGAAGTCTAGCTTGGTTGAGCAAAAGGTTCTTAGAGACATATCGAATCATCTTGCTTCAATGGGCAGAGATATTAGAAACTATGGCCTTCCAGAACTGGAGGAATTAG ATGATTTATCAAGAGACTATTATAGAGAGTTTACTGAGGAGATGAAGGTTGGTTTTGACAAAGATCATTTAAAACTTATTGATACACTAAATGTACAGCAACGGGCTGCTTTCGATGAGATACTAGATCATGTGCTCAACAAACGAAGCTGTGTATTCTTTGTTGATGGTCCTGGAGGCACCGGAAAGACATATCTTTATAAGGCTTTGTTGGCTAAGGTTCGATCATTGAATCTTATTGCCATTGCTACTGCGACGTCTGGTATAGCAGCGTCTATTATGCCCGGTGGCCGCACTGCTCACTCGCGATTCAAGGTTCCTATCAAGCTAGATGCTAATTCCATGTGTAACTTTACAAAACAAAGTGGGACTGCTATGTTGCTTAGAGAGGCATCTTTGATAATATGGGATGAAATTGCTATGACAAAGAGGCAAGCAATAGAAACACTTGATAGAACATTTCAGGATATAATGGGTTGCGATCAACCTTTTGGGGGTAAGGTCATGTTGTTTGGAGGTGACTTTAGGCAGGTTCTTCCTGTTGTGCCACGAGGTACACGAGCCCAAATCACAGATGCTACTTTGCTCAAATCATATTTATGGGAAAATGTTCGAAGGATTCGGCTTACTCAAAATATGCGAGCTCGAAATGACAAATGGTTCTCAGAATACCTATTAAGAATTGGAAATGGCacggaagaaacatatgatgatgGATATGTTCAGCTGCCTGATGACATTCTGATTGGATGCAACGATGAAGATTTCACAGAGAATTCcgtaaaaaataaaaagataagttcagaagatgcTTCCATTAACATTCTTATCGATCGAGTGTTTCCAAATCTACAAGCGAATTGCAAATCTACAGAATATATGCGCGAGCGTGCGATTCTTTCTACGAGGAATGAGTACGTCGATGCAGTAAATGCATTAATGATTGACAGATTTCCTGGAGAAGAAAAGGTGTACTACAGTTTTGACTCGGTCGATGATGATTCAAGAAATAATTATCCTATTGATTTCCTTAACACCATTACTCCAAATGGGTTGCCTCCACATGAGCTCAAGGTTAAAAAGAATTGCCCTGTTATCTTGCTGCGCAACCTAGATCCTCACAATGGGCTTTGCAATGGGACACGGCTGATAATCAGAGGATTTCAAAACAACTCAATCGACGCTGAAATTGTTAATGGGCAGTTTGAAGGAACTAGAGTGTTCATACCAAGGATTCCTATGTCACCTTCTGAGGACCTTTCATTGCCATTCAAATTTAAGAGGAAGCAATTTTCAATCAGATTGAGTTTCGCGATGACAAtaaataaagcccaaggtcaaacCATACCTAATGTAGGTATTTACCTACCTGAGCCAGTATTCTCTCATGGCCAACTCTATGTAGCATTATCAAGGGGTGTTTCACGAAAAAGTACATGGGTGTTGACAAAAACAAACAAAGCTATTGATCCAACAGGAAAGAGGACAAAAAATATTGTATATAGAGATATTCTGGAGTTATGA